One genomic region from Dermacentor variabilis isolate Ectoservices chromosome 6, ASM5094787v1, whole genome shotgun sequence encodes:
- the LOC142585504 gene encoding uncharacterized protein LOC142585504: MSTADRATERRWSATACRKRNSNIQDHVHTETRILSRMRHEEKSGDNFAHPDGMWRDSPSGTHRSTADSECWSRCSAKDKMTTFNEIVKWYRLNRQTMPPPHPGLTRKEAVLYRQLHMVSLLTPVLAKHVCPSVYASDVCRLCAKERATAAHILWDCSINPREASEKTTIPPQLEAATRSYDQDTQLKAVQQVSAATTRNRGEGGQHPQEGSGGPLRSAEVARNQDLEEHNARD, translated from the exons TCAAATATTCAGGACCATGTACATACCGAAACACGTATTCTCAGCAGAATGAGGCATGAGGAAAAATCCGGAGACAACTTTGCACATCCTGATGGAATGTGGAGGGATTCACCCAGTGGGACCCATAG aagcacggccgactcggagtgttggtcgcggtgcagtgccaaggacaagatgaccaccttcaacgaaatagtgaagtggtacagacttaatagacagactatgccgccacctcacccggggcttacccggaaggaggcagtgttatacaggcaattacacatggtgtccctgctcaccccggtgctagctaagcacgtgtgtccgagcgtgtacgcgagtgatgtgtgtagactgtgcgctaaggagagagccaccgcggctcacatcctttgggactgtagtataaatccacgagaagccagcgagaagacgacgatcccgccgcagctagaggctgcaacgaggagctatgaccaagatacacaactcaaggccgtccagcaggtctcggcagcgaccacgcgaaaccgaggagaaggggggcagcacccccaggaagggagCGGCGGCCCTCTcagatccgcggaagtagcgaggaaccaagacctcgaggagcacaatgcacgagactga